A genomic window from Algoriphagus sp. Y33 includes:
- a CDS encoding DUF4153 domain-containing protein, translating into MKFPSITKLQQDGTNAAFRFPLSLLFGFLATGLGCWIIEMERVEDLRMLNLLLTFTLGIPLYFCIDILSERKEFKALQRQFAWIIGLLFLGLIYFSFPSEETFTNTKVPYIRYSIFNLAIHLMVAFLPYFGSENQEGFWNYNKNLFIRLVQGIYYSGVIFTGVSLALLAINTLFEVNIQGETYAQIFAITFGIFNTWFFLAGIPETFENTLTLDEYPKGLKVFTQFILIPLLLIYLCILYFYGAKIIISGDWPKGIVSYMIIAISVLGIFTNLLLYPYQQWKESDWIKRFHKGYYIFLIPLIVLLFFAIGIRLQDYGLTVNRYIITLMGIWLGFISIYYSLGKKNIKIIPFSLAIFMILSSFGPWGMFGLSELMQRKRLIRILTENNILTNDKIQNEVKWIIGERGSLKPIGELRTKSLPIGELYEVNSILEYLEDYHGLEKVYPWFEQDIETLIKKTEDSLAISFTNPSKLLVESMNLTYVPYYERLNSSDKYKELTLMGESDFQLTISGFDYMRHISVGQWSTHQKAFSDRKYHLEVDKDNKTNLILKWADGSMSIDISTYLKGLLNSYTNGYQNVPSEELIISRKKESLEIKIQISSITVANAEGKLTLQNLDGFLLIREIEKE; encoded by the coding sequence ATGAAATTCCCTTCTATCACCAAGCTACAGCAAGATGGAACAAATGCTGCATTCCGCTTCCCTTTGAGTTTACTTTTCGGCTTTCTAGCTACGGGCTTAGGATGTTGGATTATCGAAATGGAGCGGGTAGAAGATTTGAGGATGTTAAACCTCCTTTTGACTTTTACACTTGGCATTCCACTTTATTTTTGCATCGATATCCTTTCAGAAAGAAAAGAATTTAAGGCTTTGCAAAGACAATTTGCATGGATAATTGGATTACTTTTTTTAGGGTTAATTTATTTCAGTTTTCCTTCTGAGGAAACATTTACCAACACTAAGGTTCCCTACATTCGCTACTCCATTTTCAATCTGGCGATTCACTTAATGGTTGCCTTTCTCCCCTACTTTGGAAGTGAAAACCAGGAGGGTTTCTGGAACTACAACAAGAATCTATTCATCAGGCTAGTTCAAGGGATTTATTATTCAGGGGTGATTTTCACTGGAGTAAGTCTCGCTCTATTAGCTATAAACACACTTTTCGAAGTAAACATTCAAGGTGAGACATACGCTCAAATTTTTGCCATTACTTTCGGGATTTTCAATACATGGTTCTTTTTGGCAGGTATTCCAGAAACATTTGAAAATACACTTACACTTGACGAGTACCCAAAAGGATTAAAGGTCTTCACTCAATTCATCCTGATACCATTGCTTCTGATTTACCTCTGCATTCTATATTTCTACGGAGCCAAAATCATCATTTCAGGAGACTGGCCGAAAGGTATCGTGAGTTATATGATTATAGCTATTTCCGTACTGGGAATTTTTACCAATCTGCTTCTATATCCTTATCAGCAATGGAAAGAAAGTGATTGGATCAAGAGATTTCATAAAGGGTACTATATCTTTCTCATCCCTCTTATTGTTCTGCTTTTCTTTGCAATTGGGATCCGACTACAGGACTACGGCTTGACCGTGAACCGATACATTATCACTTTGATGGGAATTTGGCTAGGTTTTATTTCTATCTATTATTCTTTAGGTAAAAAGAACATTAAAATCATTCCTTTTTCTCTGGCTATTTTTATGATACTCTCTTCTTTTGGTCCATGGGGAATGTTTGGTTTGAGTGAATTGATGCAAAGAAAACGCCTTATCCGAATTTTGACGGAAAACAACATCTTGACTAATGACAAAATCCAAAATGAGGTCAAATGGATAATAGGAGAAAGAGGAAGTCTCAAACCTATTGGAGAATTGCGGACAAAATCACTACCCATCGGGGAACTCTACGAGGTAAATTCAATACTTGAATACCTAGAAGATTATCATGGGCTGGAAAAAGTTTACCCCTGGTTTGAGCAGGATATAGAAACATTGATAAAAAAAACTGAGGACAGCCTAGCTATTTCCTTTACTAATCCCAGCAAACTTCTCGTGGAGTCGATGAACTTGACTTATGTCCCATATTATGAGAGGTTAAATTCTTCAGACAAGTACAAAGAGCTGACGCTGATGGGAGAAAGTGATTTTCAATTAACAATATCCGGATTCGACTACATGCGCCACATTTCCGTAGGCCAATGGAGTACACACCAAAAAGCCTTTTCCGATCGAAAATATCATTTGGAAGTTGACAAAGACAACAAAACAAATCTCATTCTAAAATGGGCTGATGGCTCGATGAGTATTGATATTTCAACTTATTTAAAAGGCCTACTAAACTCATATACCAATGGATATCAGAATGTCCCTTCTGAGGAATTAATCATTTCCCGAAAGAAGGAAAGCCTTGAAATCAAAATACAAATCAGTTCAATAACGGTAGCTAACGCAGAAGGGAAATTAACACTCCAAAATCTGGATGGCTTCTTGTTAATCAGAGAAATTGAGAAGGAATAA
- a CDS encoding pyridoxamine 5'-phosphate oxidase family protein: MDSINKNQEEHTRENLDGAKAIHKIRELIDKSGSCFFVTSTSLNNSHKSRPMSVQKTDEAGNLWFLSAKDSMKNMEIAADTDVTLYFQGSSHSDFLELNGHALITYDQAKIEELWDPTVKAWFTEGKNDPRISVIQFVPDSGYYWDNKHGNTVAGIKILISAISGKTMDDSIEGTLNV, from the coding sequence ATGGACTCAATTAATAAAAACCAGGAGGAGCATACAAGAGAGAACCTTGACGGAGCCAAAGCAATACATAAAATCCGAGAATTGATCGATAAATCGGGGTCTTGCTTTTTTGTGACTTCTACAAGTCTGAATAATTCTCATAAATCACGTCCCATGTCTGTTCAAAAAACTGACGAAGCTGGAAACCTCTGGTTTCTTAGCGCAAAGGACAGTATGAAAAACATGGAGATAGCAGCAGATACAGATGTAACGTTGTATTTCCAAGGTTCATCGCACTCTGATTTTTTGGAGCTTAACGGTCATGCACTAATTACCTATGACCAAGCGAAAATTGAAGAACTTTGGGATCCTACAGTGAAAGCATGGTTTACCGAAGGGAAAAATGATCCTAGGATATCAGTAATACAATTCGTCCCTGACAGTGGATATTATTGGGATAATAAGCATGGAAATACGGTAGCGGGGATTAAGATTTTGATCAGTGCTATATCCGGAAAAACAATGGATGATTCCATTGAAGGGACTTTAAATGTGTAG
- a CDS encoding DnaJ C-terminal domain-containing protein yields MAFIDYYSVLGIAKNATAADIKKAYRKQARKYHPDVNPDDKEAELKFKEVNEANEVLSDPEKRKKYDKYGQDWKQADQFEQAGATSGRRQRSQGSQGSGFDGGSFSEADYSEFFESMFGGASGGFRQGGRSAKFKGQDFHAELQLTIHDAYQTRKQVLTVNGENIRLTIAAGIADGQTIKIKGKGAPGINGGPNGDLYIKFMIKNDTKFAREGDNLYATVEVDLYTAMLGGEIVADTFDGKVKLKIPPETQTGTKVRLKGKGFPVYKKEGEFGDLILTYSIKNPTKLTAEEKKLFEELQKLR; encoded by the coding sequence ATGGCATTTATAGATTACTACAGCGTCTTGGGCATTGCCAAAAACGCAACGGCGGCGGACATCAAAAAGGCCTATCGAAAGCAAGCACGAAAATACCATCCCGACGTTAACCCAGATGATAAGGAAGCTGAGTTGAAATTCAAAGAAGTAAACGAAGCGAATGAAGTCCTCAGTGATCCGGAAAAGCGCAAAAAATACGATAAGTATGGACAGGACTGGAAGCAGGCAGATCAATTTGAACAGGCAGGAGCAACAAGTGGAAGACGACAACGCAGTCAAGGCTCTCAGGGATCCGGATTTGACGGAGGAAGTTTTAGCGAAGCGGATTATTCGGAATTCTTCGAATCGATGTTTGGGGGAGCTTCAGGAGGTTTTAGACAAGGAGGCCGAAGCGCCAAGTTCAAAGGCCAAGACTTCCATGCCGAACTGCAGCTCACGATTCATGATGCATACCAAACCCGTAAACAGGTTCTTACAGTCAATGGGGAAAATATCCGTCTGACAATCGCAGCAGGTATTGCTGATGGGCAGACTATCAAGATCAAAGGTAAAGGAGCTCCTGGGATCAACGGTGGCCCGAACGGGGATTTGTACATTAAGTTTATGATCAAAAACGACACAAAATTTGCCCGCGAGGGAGATAATTTGTATGCTACGGTAGAAGTAGATCTTTATACGGCTATGCTTGGCGGAGAGATCGTGGCAGATACTTTTGATGGAAAAGTGAAACTGAAAATCCCCCCTGAAACTCAAACTGGGACCAAGGTTCGACTGAAAGGAAAAGGATTTCCTGTCTATAAAAAAGAAGGTGAATTTGGTGATTTGATCCTCACCTACTCCATCAAAAACCCGACAAAGCTGACTGCAGAAGAGAAAAAGCTATTTGAAGAACTCCAAAAACTACGATAA
- a CDS encoding class I SAM-dependent methyltransferase gives MNKSTIEEIRKRFDNDVERFSNLDTGQVATIDAKVSLELITEAAKRIVPYAISVLDVGCGAGNYTLMMLSKLPSLNCALVDLSSKMLEKAMERVSAKTNGNVSGFNGDIRDIILPEESFDIILAGAVLHHLRDDEDWESTFAKLFKLLKPGGCLMISDLITQDTDMLNEYTWECYGDYLESVGGKEYRKKVLTYVAKEDSPRSMNYQLELMKKVGFSKVEILHKNMCFGTFGGTKEKAGHWVE, from the coding sequence ATGAATAAATCTACTATAGAAGAAATCCGCAAAAGATTCGATAATGATGTAGAACGGTTTTCCAACCTTGATACAGGACAGGTAGCGACTATCGATGCCAAAGTATCTCTGGAGCTAATCACTGAAGCAGCAAAGCGAATAGTCCCATATGCCATTTCTGTCCTAGACGTAGGGTGCGGAGCGGGGAACTATACGCTGATGATGCTATCTAAACTGCCTTCGCTAAACTGTGCCTTAGTAGACCTGAGCAGTAAAATGCTTGAAAAAGCCATGGAACGAGTCTCCGCAAAAACCAATGGAAATGTATCTGGCTTCAATGGAGATATTCGCGATATTATTCTTCCGGAGGAAAGTTTTGACATCATCCTAGCCGGAGCAGTTTTGCATCATTTACGTGATGATGAAGATTGGGAAAGTACCTTTGCAAAGCTCTTTAAGCTTCTCAAACCAGGAGGATGCCTGATGATTTCTGATTTGATCACTCAAGATACAGACATGCTTAATGAGTATACTTGGGAGTGCTATGGGGATTATCTTGAAAGCGTCGGTGGGAAGGAATACCGCAAAAAAGTGCTAACCTATGTGGCAAAGGAAGACTCTCCTCGATCCATGAACTACCAACTGGAACTGATGAAGAAAGTAGGCTTCAGTAAGGTGGAAATCCTGCACAAAAACATGTGCTTCGGAACTTTTGGCGGAACCAAAGAGAAGGCAGGTCACTGGGTTGAGTGA
- a CDS encoding DinB family protein gives MNTNFHIWKNNRSIYHKFLQHNSLEQLNKIPEGFNNNLIWNIGHVIAVQQRLVYGLSGLPMNISDGLYQKYKPGTKPKLVEPMETVKLFKDLLISPIDQTIRDFESGKFQNYNEYTTSKGFHLASAADAISFNNYHEALHLGTMVSLLKLI, from the coding sequence ATGAACACTAACTTCCACATCTGGAAAAACAACCGCTCCATTTATCACAAATTCCTTCAGCACAATTCTCTAGAGCAGCTCAATAAAATACCAGAAGGGTTCAATAATAACTTGATCTGGAATATAGGCCATGTGATCGCCGTTCAGCAGCGACTGGTGTATGGCTTATCAGGTCTCCCTATGAATATTAGTGATGGGCTATATCAAAAATACAAGCCAGGAACCAAACCCAAACTTGTCGAACCCATGGAAACAGTGAAGTTATTCAAAGACCTGTTGATTTCTCCTATCGATCAAACTATCAGAGATTTCGAATCCGGAAAATTTCAAAACTATAACGAATACACAACTTCCAAAGGATTTCATCTAGCTAGTGCCGCTGATGCGATTTCATTCAATAATTACCATGAAGCATTACACTTGGGCACAATGGTAAGTCTCTTAAAACTAATCTGA
- the cysM gene encoding cysteine synthase CysM, whose product MKLFELIGNTPLVQLEHIPVNPKVKIFCKLEGQNPGGSVKDRAAYNMLRSAMDRGEIKVGDKLVEATSGNTGIALAMVAKVLGLEMTLIMPDNSTKERVVSMEAYGAKVILTPAAKTIEYSRTLAEQMSKEGYLMLDQFANPDNYLAHYKTTGPEIWEDTDGEITHFVSAMGTTGTIMGVSKYLKERNSAIQIVGTQPTDGSSIPGIRRWSPEFLPKIFDSNRVDQIIDVSEAQATEMTRRMAREEGILAGMSSGGALHAAIELSGTLSEGLIVCITCDRGDRYLSSDLFG is encoded by the coding sequence ATGAAGCTATTTGAACTGATAGGAAATACCCCTTTAGTACAGTTAGAACATATCCCTGTAAATCCAAAGGTCAAGATTTTTTGCAAACTTGAAGGCCAGAATCCCGGTGGAAGTGTGAAGGACAGAGCGGCGTATAATATGCTTAGGAGCGCAATGGATCGGGGGGAAATCAAGGTTGGGGATAAGCTCGTAGAAGCTACCAGCGGTAATACAGGTATTGCGTTGGCCATGGTAGCCAAAGTTTTAGGATTGGAAATGACCTTAATTATGCCTGATAACTCCACTAAGGAACGGGTTGTTTCTATGGAAGCATATGGGGCAAAAGTGATTTTGACTCCGGCGGCTAAGACGATAGAGTATTCAAGAACACTCGCTGAGCAGATGAGCAAAGAGGGATACTTGATGCTTGATCAGTTTGCAAACCCGGATAATTACTTGGCGCATTATAAGACCACGGGGCCTGAAATCTGGGAAGATACTGATGGGGAAATCACTCATTTCGTTTCGGCTATGGGGACTACAGGGACTATTATGGGCGTTTCCAAATATTTGAAAGAACGGAATTCAGCTATTCAGATTGTAGGGACCCAACCTACCGATGGATCAAGTATTCCAGGAATAAGAAGATGGTCTCCGGAATTTCTGCCGAAGATATTTGATTCAAACAGAGTAGATCAAATCATCGATGTAAGCGAGGCTCAGGCAACTGAGATGACGCGAAGAATGGCTAGAGAAGAAGGTATACTCGCCGGAATGAGCAGTGGCGGAGCACTTCATGCAGCCATAGAACTTTCCGGGACTTTAAGTGAGGGCCTAATTGTCTGCATTACATGTGACCGTGGCGATCGATACCTTAGCTCTGATCTTTTTGGTTAG
- a CDS encoding VOC family protein translates to MNRSILFLSAISASFGLGFFFNSLVEKRPIRTQEKPTGTETSLGAFSISLSVKDLAASQEFYETLGFSDFAGDMKANYLIMKNGNALIGLFEGMFEGNMLTFNPGWDENAQEIKEFRDVRVIQNHLKSKNIEIMNEADESSSGPASFLVKDPDGNLILVDQHR, encoded by the coding sequence ATGAACCGGTCAATTCTTTTCTTATCTGCAATCTCTGCGTCTTTTGGTCTAGGATTCTTTTTCAATTCCTTAGTTGAAAAAAGACCGATACGAACACAGGAAAAACCAACGGGCACAGAGACCAGTTTGGGAGCATTCTCAATTAGCCTCAGTGTAAAAGATCTAGCTGCATCTCAAGAATTCTATGAAACTCTTGGCTTTTCTGATTTCGCCGGAGACATGAAGGCTAATTATCTAATTATGAAAAACGGTAATGCATTAATCGGTCTATTTGAGGGTATGTTTGAAGGCAATATGCTAACATTTAATCCGGGCTGGGATGAAAATGCACAGGAAATCAAAGAATTCCGGGATGTGAGGGTAATCCAAAATCATCTCAAGTCCAAGAACATTGAAATCATGAATGAAGCGGATGAAAGTAGTTCTGGACCCGCCAGCTTTTTGGTAAAAGACCCGGATGGAAATTTGATCTTGGTTGATCAACATCGCTAG
- a CDS encoding acyltransferase family protein: protein MSELKLSGQNRLVSLDVFRGLTMFLLVAEAASVYHTLLEANPEGTFLHNFFIQFTHHPWNGLRFWDLIQPFFMFIVGVAMPFSLNKRMAKEGDKGKVTQHIFKRCLLLFLFGTGLHCVYAGELVFELWNVLTQLSFTILITYFLLDSSWKVQLGISISLLALTEILYRLYNPEAPYEHGTNFGNYIDQILMGKINDGGWVAINCIPTAAHTIWGAICGNILLSSTSGKEKIKVLVLAGVVALAIGYGLELSGITPIVKRISTSAFALAAGGLAILALTFSYWLVDVKKKNSWVFPFVIVGMNSIFIYLFAEVLGHRWLYGFIGIFSEGILDAIGMGEPFTAVITAFLTLGTMWYLCNFLYKKKIFFRI from the coding sequence ATGAGTGAGCTGAAACTTTCTGGCCAAAACAGGCTAGTTTCCCTAGATGTATTCCGAGGCTTGACTATGTTTTTGCTGGTAGCAGAAGCCGCTTCGGTCTACCATACACTACTTGAAGCCAATCCCGAAGGAACATTCCTTCATAATTTTTTCATTCAATTCACCCATCATCCTTGGAACGGGCTTAGGTTCTGGGACTTGATTCAGCCTTTTTTCATGTTTATAGTTGGTGTAGCTATGCCATTTTCCTTGAATAAACGAATGGCAAAAGAAGGTGATAAAGGAAAAGTGACACAACATATATTCAAGAGATGCTTGCTGCTATTTCTATTCGGCACAGGTCTTCATTGTGTGTATGCCGGGGAATTGGTTTTCGAACTTTGGAATGTCTTGACTCAATTATCTTTCACCATTTTGATAACCTATTTCTTATTGGATAGCTCATGGAAAGTGCAATTAGGCATTTCGATAAGTTTGCTTGCGTTGACAGAAATCCTATATAGACTCTATAATCCTGAGGCTCCTTACGAGCATGGAACTAACTTTGGGAATTATATAGATCAGATCCTGATGGGGAAAATTAATGATGGTGGCTGGGTAGCCATCAACTGTATCCCGACTGCTGCACATACTATATGGGGAGCAATTTGTGGGAATATACTCTTATCCTCAACCTCTGGAAAAGAAAAGATCAAGGTCTTAGTACTGGCAGGTGTAGTTGCCTTGGCAATTGGATATGGACTTGAGCTATCGGGAATCACTCCTATCGTCAAACGGATCAGTACCTCAGCTTTTGCACTTGCTGCAGGCGGCTTGGCAATTCTGGCATTAACATTTTCCTACTGGCTAGTGGACGTCAAAAAGAAAAATTCATGGGTATTTCCATTTGTGATTGTCGGTATGAATTCCATTTTCATTTACCTTTTTGCAGAGGTGCTGGGACATCGCTGGTTATACGGATTTATCGGGATTTTCAGCGAGGGTATATTAGATGCGATTGGCATGGGAGAACCCTTCACTGCCGTAATTACTGCGTTTCTAACCTTGGGAACAATGTGGTATTTATGCAATTTTCTATATAAGAAGAAAATATTTTTCAGGATTTAA
- a CDS encoding septum formation initiator family protein, which produces MSKYFKYTKSFYFLGIVFFLAWMIFIDSNNIVNQVKLSSKLGQLEDQKEFYLNRKEKIKSEREELMSNPELLEKFAREKYLMKKNTEDLYVIVKK; this is translated from the coding sequence ATGAGCAAATATTTTAAGTACACTAAGAGTTTTTATTTTCTGGGGATAGTCTTTTTTCTCGCATGGATGATTTTTATTGATTCTAATAACATAGTTAATCAAGTAAAATTGAGTAGTAAACTTGGGCAGCTCGAAGATCAAAAAGAATTTTATCTTAATCGTAAGGAGAAAATCAAATCCGAACGCGAGGAATTGATGAGTAATCCTGAACTCTTGGAGAAGTTTGCACGTGAAAAGTACTTAATGAAGAAAAATACTGAAGACCTCTATGTCATTGTCAAAAAGTAA
- the eno gene encoding phosphopyruvate hydratase, whose translation MTLIQSIHARQILDSRGNPTIEVDVYTENGAFGRAAVPSGASTGINEAVELRDGDKGAYMGKGVMKAVANVNDIIASELVGFDVFEQNSIDQIMIDLDGTPNKGKLGANAILGVSLAVAKAAAMESNQPLYRYIGGVNANTLPVPMMNIINGGSHSDAPIAFQEFMIRPVGAPTFSEAMRMGTEIFHNLKKILHDKGLSTAVGDEGGFAPNFSGGTEEALGSILDAIAKAGYKAGDDVTIALDCAASEFFVDGKYDYTKFEGATGVARSREEQVAYLAELTEKYPIDSIEDGCAEEDWEGWAMLTAKIGDKVQLVGDDLFVTNVKFLKRGIEEKSANSILIKVNQIGTLTETINAVNLAHKAGFTAVMSHRSGETEDSTIADLAVALNCGQIKTGSASRSDRMAKYNQLLRIEEQLGDAAVFNGKF comes from the coding sequence ATGACGTTGATTCAATCAATTCATGCAAGACAAATTCTCGATTCTAGAGGAAACCCAACAATTGAAGTAGATGTTTACACCGAAAATGGAGCTTTTGGACGTGCAGCTGTACCCAGCGGTGCTTCTACAGGCATCAATGAAGCTGTAGAGCTTCGTGACGGAGATAAAGGAGCATACATGGGCAAAGGCGTAATGAAGGCTGTTGCAAATGTAAATGACATCATTGCTTCTGAGCTGGTCGGCTTTGATGTATTTGAGCAAAACTCGATTGATCAGATTATGATTGATCTGGATGGTACACCCAATAAAGGTAAGCTAGGAGCTAATGCTATTCTTGGTGTTTCATTGGCAGTAGCCAAAGCTGCGGCAATGGAGTCAAATCAGCCGCTTTACAGATACATAGGGGGCGTGAATGCCAATACTCTTCCGGTACCAATGATGAATATCATCAACGGTGGTTCTCACTCTGATGCGCCTATCGCATTCCAAGAGTTTATGATCCGCCCTGTGGGTGCTCCTACTTTCTCAGAAGCAATGAGAATGGGAACGGAGATCTTCCATAACCTCAAGAAAATCCTTCATGACAAAGGGCTTAGTACTGCAGTAGGGGATGAAGGTGGATTCGCTCCGAATTTCTCCGGGGGTACAGAAGAAGCTCTTGGAAGTATTTTGGATGCTATCGCAAAAGCCGGCTACAAAGCAGGTGACGATGTAACTATCGCATTGGATTGTGCAGCCTCTGAGTTCTTTGTAGACGGAAAATATGACTATACAAAATTTGAAGGTGCTACAGGAGTAGCTAGAAGCAGAGAAGAGCAAGTAGCTTACTTGGCTGAACTTACTGAGAAATATCCTATCGATTCTATCGAGGATGGATGCGCAGAGGAAGATTGGGAAGGCTGGGCTATGCTTACCGCCAAAATCGGCGATAAGGTACAGTTAGTAGGCGATGATCTTTTTGTAACAAATGTGAAGTTCCTTAAGAGAGGAATTGAAGAAAAGTCTGCAAATTCTATCTTGATCAAAGTAAACCAAATTGGAACGTTGACAGAAACAATCAACGCTGTTAATCTTGCACACAAGGCAGGTTTCACGGCTGTTATGTCACACAGATCCGGCGAAACTGAAGATTCTACTATTGCTGATCTTGCTGTAGCACTGAACTGTGGACAGATTAAAACAGGTTCTGCTTCAAGATCTGACCGTATGGCTAAATACAATCAATTGCTTAGAATTGAAGAACAATTGGGAGACGCGGCTGTATTTAACGGTAAGTTTTAA
- a CDS encoding chaperone modulator CbpM: MAQQNLILIETLCTHYEIEVSFVDSLYSMGLIEIHTVEQTRFIPEEKVADLEKMIRIHQDLEVNPEGIDVILNLLNKVDELKSQLAAAKNRLDRYESDNE, translated from the coding sequence ATGGCGCAGCAAAACTTAATACTTATAGAGACGCTCTGTACTCATTATGAAATTGAAGTGTCATTTGTGGATTCCCTGTATAGCATGGGCTTGATCGAAATTCATACCGTGGAACAGACCCGATTCATACCCGAGGAGAAAGTGGCAGATTTGGAAAAAATGATCCGAATTCATCAGGATCTCGAAGTCAACCCTGAAGGGATTGATGTGATATTAAACTTGCTGAATAAAGTAGATGAGTTGAAAAGCCAACTCGCAGCTGCCAAAAACCGACTCGACCGTTACGAATCAGATAACGAATAA
- a CDS encoding serine O-acetyltransferase, translating into MEPFVSKLYKAHQDCSACPSPKAIQQFFEDVLGLLFPEYTVERINDKSQIEASLADLKSNLSSILERNPHLHNGVGSKISAVFFSKLEQVYDWIHQDVDAMFAGDPAAKSRTEILRSYPGFYAIAAYRIAHALHVLGVKLIPRMITEFAHSRTGIDIHPGATIGQYFCIDHGTGVVIGETTIIGSHVKIYQGVTLGALSVEKADADNKRHPTIEDEVVIYSGATILGGSTVIGKGSVIGGNVWLTKSVAPKSKVYYQTQMYHADSAVTDMYIFKNDHDEAI; encoded by the coding sequence ATGGAGCCTTTTGTTTCGAAACTATACAAAGCACATCAGGATTGCTCAGCATGCCCATCCCCGAAAGCAATTCAGCAGTTTTTTGAAGATGTGCTTGGTTTGCTTTTTCCGGAATATACTGTCGAGAGAATAAACGATAAGTCTCAAATAGAGGCTTCTCTTGCAGATTTAAAGTCCAATCTTTCTTCAATCCTTGAGCGCAATCCACATTTGCATAACGGAGTTGGCTCAAAGATATCAGCTGTCTTTTTCTCAAAGCTTGAACAAGTGTATGATTGGATCCATCAGGATGTCGATGCGATGTTTGCGGGCGATCCGGCAGCCAAATCGAGAACGGAGATTCTTAGAAGTTATCCCGGTTTTTACGCCATAGCGGCATACAGAATTGCACACGCACTGCATGTTCTTGGTGTAAAACTGATTCCCAGGATGATTACGGAATTCGCTCACAGTCGCACGGGGATCGATATCCATCCAGGTGCTACAATAGGCCAGTATTTCTGCATAGATCACGGTACGGGTGTTGTGATAGGGGAAACTACTATAATCGGCAGCCATGTAAAAATCTATCAGGGAGTCACTTTGGGTGCATTGAGTGTGGAAAAGGCTGATGCGGATAATAAGAGACATCCCACAATTGAAGATGAAGTGGTGATCTACTCCGGAGCGACAATTCTCGGAGGAAGCACAGTTATCGGAAAGGGCAGTGTGATCGGAGGAAATGTGTGGCTTACCAAAAGTGTTGCGCCGAAGAGTAAAGTCTATTACCAAACTCAAATGTACCATGCGGATTCAGCTGTGACCGATATGTATATTTTCAAAAACGACCACGATGAAGCTATTTGA